The following coding sequences lie in one Cyanobacteriota bacterium genomic window:
- a CDS encoding DUF3493 domain-containing protein yields the protein MPSRLDPKSPEYARLKAELAAPYKGIRRFFYLAFGLSGCVGALVFLAQLAAGRDVSSALPNFALQVGVVALMVALFRWEQQRSHPR from the coding sequence ATGCCCTCTCGTTTAGATCCTAAATCCCCAGAATATGCCCGTCTCAAGGCTGAGCTAGCAGCTCCCTACAAGGGTATCCGGCGGTTTTTCTATCTGGCCTTTGGGCTATCTGGCTGCGTTGGGGCGCTGGTGTTTTTGGCACAACTAGCAGCAGGACGGGATGTTAGTTCTGCATTGCCTAACTTTGCTCTGCAAGTTGGCGTTGTGGCCCTGATGGTGGCGCTGTTTCGCTGGGAACAACAACGATCGCACCCTCGCTAA